In the genome of Bacillus thuringiensis, the window AAAAGATCAATCTTTGCCGGCATCGATTGTACTTGGGGAAAACGGTGTGAAAATCCCGGACCAGATTATTGATAATGATGCATTTGGTTTATTTGATCCAAATGAAGATGCAATCGACTTCTATGAAAGTATAGAAGGTATGCGTGTTACGATGCCAACACCAAAAATTATTACACCTCAGAAAAACGGAAATTTATATGTAACAGTAAAAAATGGTGGAGATAAAATAGTAACACAATATGGCACACCTCTATTAGATGAAAATCAATTAAACCCAGAGCGTCTTTCTGTAAAAGTACCTCGCGATTATGTAGCAAAAGTAGGAGATACTTTCACTGGAGATATAACAGGGGTAGTAGGATATGATTACGGTTCTTTCCGTATTTCGCCAATAACAGAATTGCCAGCTGTAGTGGATGGTGGATTTAAGCAAGTAGGGGCAAATATTCAGCCACGTCTTGATAAGTTAACGGTTGCTACATATAACATTGAAAACTTCTCAGCGAATAAAAAAGAAACAACAGATGAAAAGGTAAAAGCGTTAGCGTATTCTATTAAATACAACTTAAAAATGCCAGATATTATCGGTGTAGAGGAAATGCAAGATAATAACGGATCAATTAATGACGGTACAACAGATGCGTCATTAAGCGCAAAACGTATCATTGATGCAGTTCTAGAAATTCGTGGACCAAAGTATGAGTATGTAGAAATCGCTCCAAACAATAATCAAGATGGAGGAGCACCAGGAGCGAATATTCGCGTCGGCTTCTTCTATAATCCATCACGCGTGAAATTAGCGACGGTACCGAAGTTACTTGATAAAAATGTTGTTCGTATTGGGGACGAAAATCCATTATTTGAAAGTACACGTAAACCGTTAGCGGCAGAATTTACGTTCCAAGGACAAAACATTGTTGTCGTTGCAAATCACTTAAACTCAAAACTAGGAGATGCAACGCCATTTGGAAAAGTGCAGCCGCTCGTATTAAAAAGTGAAGATAAACGAATTCAGTTAGCACAAGAAGTAAATCATTTCGTGCAAGGAATTCAGAAAAAGAATACGAATGCACCAGTTGTTGTGTTAGGTGATATGAACGATTTCGAATTCTCTAAACCACTAAAAACACTAGAGGGAACAATCTTAAAAGATATGTTAAACACAGTGCCGAAAGAGAATCGTTACACTTACATTCACGAAGGAAATGCACAAGTGTTAGATCATATTTTAGTAACAAACAACATCGCACCGCACACAATTGTAGATCCAGTGCACTTAAACTCAAACATAATGAAAGAGCACGGACGTGTAAGCGACCATGACCCAGTACTTGCTCAAATTGATTTGAAGAAAGCTTCTTAAAGAAAGGAACGCTTAGGTGACTAAGCGTTCCTTTTTTGCATCGTTATAGAATAGTATAAAGAGATGATTCCTTTTTTTGTAATCTAATGATAAAATTGATTGAAAATTTAGTTTTTTGAAAGGGGGACATCAATGCAGTTACAAATAAATGGAAAGTTAATGAATCAGCTTGCAATTTTTTTTAGTACGATCGTCATGCTTCAGTTTGTAGCTGATGTAACAGGACTTACAAGCAATCTAGATATTACGTATAACTTAATTAATATAACAGCTTCTTATATAACATTTAGTTTGGCGGTTATTTTTACTTTAATAGGTGCAAGAAGAGAATTAAGTAAATATGCAATTATTTTATTATGTTCAGTGGTAGGTATTAAAGCAATTTATTTTGTGGTGTTCGTTATCTTATGGGGATTGGCAGGTACACCGTAAAGGGGAGGATGATTATATGAGTAATGATAATAAGAGCGTAATTCTCTATGTTAACTTAGGGGATTACGCTCTTATTATCATTTAGTCTGAAATTGTTTGAAACGCTTTTCTACACCGCTCTCTTCTTTGCAGTCTTCTTTTATATTTTTTTCTATCCCGCTTTACTCCTTGTATATACATAAGTAAGCTAACGAAAAGGAAGAAAGCACATTGCGTCATTAAAATATATGGTGACATGCCTTGCAATGGCTGTTTCGGATCATATAAATGAAAAGGTGCTCCGCCTATTGAAGGAAGTATTGTATTTAGCAGGACGTAAGGAATGGAGGCGGCTGCAAATGGAAAGAGAATTGCCATATAGTCTTTTTGTGACCATACAGATGCAGCAAGTCCTAAAAGGGCCATTAAACCTGCAAATAAAAAATTAATTCCGATATATACAGCAATGTAAGTGAGAGGCGCATCAAAATATAGGTTTGCAAACATTCCATCAGCATTTATGATGCCTGAACCAACCGTAGGTGTTCCGTCTGGAATGGTTAATTTGCAAAATAATAACGATAAGATGAATGGAAGTGTATAAAGAAATCCTCCGCAAAAAAACGTAACGATATATTTCGCTACTGAATAAGGAAATATAGAAATCCCCTTACTCACAAACGGTTTAAAACCATCGGACTTATCCGAATTGTAACTTGTACTAAAGGGGAAACTCGCAATAACTGGCATTAATAATAAATAAACATCCATTTCATTGTCGCGAAATCCAATCCATTTTAAATCTGTTGATATAGGACCATTTGCTGCGTTTCCTAAATAACGAATTACATAATAATAGTGATAAATGCAAATAAGAACGAATCCACTAAGCATCATAATGAAAGAAATACGACTACAAAAAGCTTGCTTTATATTTAAACGAAGTGCACGCATCATGACTGAAAAAGCCTCCACTGTTTTGATAAACTTGTCTATTTTCTATATTACTATTAATTGTAAAGATTTTCTTGTTTTTTTATTTGATTATTTGAAAAAGAGGAATTTTGTTGTTGTGAAGTAAGGTTTAGCTGAAATTAATTTTTCTAAAATATGGTTGACAATTAAGTATTACATTTGTAATCTTAAGTATAGATTACAAATGTAATACTTAGGAGTGAAACATACGATGACAAATCAATTACCTAAAATATCTGAAGCGGAATTAGAAATTATGAAAGTACTTTGGTCGAGTTCTCCACAAACAGCGAATGAAATTATAGAAGAACTGGAAGATGCAATGGACTGGAAACCGAAAACAATCCGCACATTAATTAATCGATTAGTACAAAAGGAAGCCGTTTCTTACCATCAAGATAAAGGGCGAATGTATGCTTATTATCCGTTAGTATCACAAGATAATTATTTGCAAGTGGAAACGAAATCTTTACTAAAGCGTTTTTGCGGTGCAGCGTTTAAACCATTACTTGTTAATTTCTTAAAAGAGGAGAGATTATCTTCAGAAGATATTAATGAATTAAAACGCATTTTAGATGAGAAGACAGAGGAGAATAAGAGGAAGGATCGATAAAAATGATAAACACGCTTATAAATGTATACCTTCCTCATTTTTTTGATTGGCTTATAGAAACTTCACTTATGGCTAGCATATTAGTTGGATTTATTTTATGCATAAAAGTTCTATTTAGAAATAAATTAACACCCCGGTGGCAATATATGTTGTGGATCGTATTAATGATAAGACTCCTTTTACCATGGTCGCCAGATAGCTCTTATAGCATTTACTCATTACTTTCCTATAGTTCTAGTGTATCGGAAGTTATTCCAAAAAATATGCCGGCTACTGAGAATATAGTGAACATAGAAAGCGACCGTAAAGTGGAATTGGAATCAAATCCTAAAATGGTGACAAAAACTAGCGAACCGGAAGTAGAAGTCAGTTCGGAAAAACAGACTACATTTTCTTTATACAAACTTGCTTTGTATGTGTGGCTAGCTGGGGTAATCATATTAGCAGCTATCACGTTTCTTACAAATAGACGGTTATATTCGTACATAAAGAAACAACCGGATATTACGGATGAACAGGTCATTACAGTGTTTGATCGCTGTAAGCAGTCTATGAAAGTGAAGAAGGCAGTTTCCTTACGTTTAGCAGGAAAAATTGCAAGTCCAACTGTGTTTAGTTTCTTCCGCCCAAAAGTATTACTATCAAAAAAACATATGAAAGTATTAAATGAGCAACAATTACAATATGTCTTTTACCATGAGTTAGCTCATATTAAGAGAAACGACGTAGCTGTAAATTGGATTATGTACAGTTTAATCCTATTAAATTGGTTCAATCCAATTCTTTGGTACGCCTATTTTTGTATGCGAGAAGATCAAGAATTAGCCTGTGATGCATA includes:
- a CDS encoding DUF6359 domain-containing protein, coding for MAVKKLLSVFLSFLLLLSFTGTLAQAEENASMSVEKAIQVFKQQGKTKGIVEGYIVGYTQSSSKYTKDPAKFDDTNVAIADSPNETNPDKIMPVQLPKGDVRTAVNVKDHPENIGKKVSLTGTLELYFSNPGLKSVTAYKFQGEGQNRVSDVVASPNGGEVAKGTAVTLTTNTEGATIYYTLDGSNPTNKSVRYNGQIIVSDNSVVKAIAEKEGLTSSAISTFSFIIVNNEQVRIHDIQGKSHMSPYNGKKVNNVEGVVTALDKNGFYIEDNQPDNDPATSEGIYVYKKDANVAVGDLIQVDGVVEEYVGPGYAERFETDLTTTEIKASRVAVIAKDQSLPASIVLGENGVKIPDQIIDNDAFGLFDPNEDAIDFYESIEGMRVTMPTPKIITPQKNGNLYVTVKNGGDKIVTQYGTPLLDENQLNPERLSVKVPRDYVAKVGDTFTGDITGVVGYDYGSFRISPITELPAVVDGGFKQVGANIQPRLDKLTVATYNIENFSANKKETTDEKVKALAYSIKYNLKMPDIIGVEEMQDNNGSINDGTTDASLSAKRIIDAVLEIRGPKYEYVEIAPNNNQDGGAPGANIRVGFFYNPSRVKLATVPKLLDKNVVRIGDENPLFESTRKPLAAEFTFQGQNIVVVANHLNSKLGDATPFGKVQPLVLKSEDKRIQLAQEVNHFVQGIQKKNTNAPVVVLGDMNDFEFSKPLKTLEGTILKDMLNTVPKENRYTYIHEGNAQVLDHILVTNNIAPHTIVDPVHLNSNIMKEHGRVSDHDPVLAQIDLKKAS
- a CDS encoding BlaI/MecI/CopY family transcriptional regulator, translating into MTNQLPKISEAELEIMKVLWSSSPQTANEIIEELEDAMDWKPKTIRTLINRLVQKEAVSYHQDKGRMYAYYPLVSQDNYLQVETKSLLKRFCGAAFKPLLVNFLKEERLSSEDINELKRILDEKTEENKRKDR